The proteins below come from a single Prochlorococcus marinus str. MIT 9215 genomic window:
- the recG gene encoding ATP-dependent DNA helicase RecG, translating to MTISGNNKLIKDWIRPLQKSLTIETENKFINTLGREKYFNDYLHESLQKLDNLNISEEYLKIFYEFSKKYNEYNKLDENQRKRLIIDTRKNLYKLGKTLEIENSNNISNNVFLNKADESLSYESDVSLIKNVGKVYKNKLNELGIFHIKDLINYFPRTYLDYTNRVKIINLKPDNLYTCIANIKRFYIHKSKKNSNLSIMNFVVSDETSSIKVTKFFLGRRFRSYSFFSSQKSLYTPGTKLAISGKVKLTEYGKTFVDPQIEILKGINDNFNYSGKILPLYSLGEALSNMSFIKLMKKVLIYAKQYPEILNKKQLDSLSLLSKGESLINIHFPLTQQALLESKKRLVFDELFLLQIKFLLRKRKTNKNVISQQLPQKKSLLKEFLNTFPFELTKSQENVLNEIKKDLSNALPMSRLLQGDVGSGKTIIAIASLLLVIEKNQQGAFLVPTEVLAEQHYKNLLKYLDPLLVSVELLTGNTPQKKRKEIFSNLNNGLVDILVGTHALFEDKVIFNALGMVVIDEQHRFGVSQRNRLLNKGENTNLLSMTATPIPRTLALSIYGDLDVSQITELPPGRVPITTKIISEDDLSKLFKIVDDEITKGRQAYVILPLIEDSEKMNLSSAKKIFKYLSEEVFFNKKVGLLHGKLNSQEKNEVINSFIENEINILVSTTVIEVGIDVPNATIMIIYNSDRFGLSQLHQLRGRVGRGSTKSFCYLVTSDKNGLENKRLCVLQKSNDGFYIAEKDLELRGPGQILGYRQSGLPDFVLDNLPNNKFLIDKAREEAIKVVSDDPDLKENIVLRNILIDNSDNKFIHDFLN from the coding sequence GTGACTATTAGCGGCAATAATAAATTAATTAAAGATTGGATAAGACCTCTTCAAAAGTCTCTTACTATTGAAACTGAAAACAAATTTATTAATACTTTAGGAAGAGAAAAATACTTTAATGATTATTTGCATGAATCATTGCAAAAACTAGATAATCTAAATATCTCAGAAGAATACTTAAAAATATTCTATGAATTTTCTAAAAAATATAATGAATATAATAAATTAGATGAAAATCAAAGAAAAAGGTTAATTATAGATACAAGAAAAAATCTTTATAAACTAGGTAAAACTCTAGAAATAGAAAATTCTAATAATATTTCTAATAATGTTTTTCTGAATAAAGCTGATGAAAGTTTATCTTATGAATCAGATGTTTCATTAATAAAAAATGTAGGAAAAGTTTATAAAAATAAGCTTAATGAATTAGGGATATTTCATATAAAAGATCTAATTAATTATTTCCCACGAACATATCTAGACTATACGAATAGAGTTAAGATAATAAATTTAAAACCAGATAATTTATACACGTGCATCGCAAATATTAAAAGATTTTATATTCATAAGAGTAAAAAGAATAGTAATTTATCAATAATGAATTTTGTAGTTTCTGATGAAACGTCTTCAATAAAAGTTACAAAATTTTTTTTAGGAAGAAGATTTAGATCTTACTCCTTCTTCAGCTCTCAAAAATCTTTATATACTCCTGGTACGAAATTAGCAATTTCCGGTAAGGTTAAATTGACAGAGTATGGCAAAACTTTTGTAGATCCGCAGATTGAAATTCTTAAAGGTATCAATGATAATTTTAATTACTCAGGCAAAATATTACCCTTGTATTCATTAGGTGAAGCATTATCAAATATGAGTTTTATAAAACTTATGAAAAAGGTACTAATTTATGCAAAGCAATATCCAGAAATTTTAAATAAAAAACAACTTGATTCATTATCTTTATTATCAAAAGGAGAGTCGTTGATTAATATTCATTTTCCACTAACTCAACAGGCACTTCTTGAGTCAAAAAAACGTTTGGTTTTTGATGAGTTGTTCCTACTTCAAATAAAGTTCCTACTTAGAAAAAGAAAGACGAACAAAAATGTAATTTCCCAACAATTACCTCAAAAGAAATCTTTATTAAAAGAATTTTTAAATACTTTTCCGTTTGAATTAACAAAATCTCAAGAAAATGTTTTAAATGAAATTAAGAAAGATTTATCTAATGCTTTACCAATGTCTAGATTGCTTCAGGGAGATGTTGGAAGCGGTAAAACCATAATTGCAATAGCGTCTCTTTTACTTGTCATTGAAAAAAATCAGCAAGGTGCATTTTTGGTCCCAACTGAGGTATTAGCAGAACAACATTATAAAAATTTACTAAAATATTTGGACCCCCTTTTAGTTTCTGTTGAACTACTTACTGGGAATACTCCTCAAAAAAAGAGAAAAGAAATATTCTCTAATTTGAACAATGGATTAGTTGATATCCTCGTAGGCACTCATGCATTATTTGAGGATAAAGTCATCTTTAATGCATTAGGGATGGTCGTAATTGATGAACAACATAGGTTTGGAGTTAGTCAAAGAAATAGATTACTTAATAAAGGCGAAAATACTAACTTGTTATCAATGACAGCAACACCAATTCCAAGAACTCTTGCACTTTCTATTTATGGTGATTTAGATGTTAGTCAAATTACAGAACTACCTCCAGGGAGAGTTCCCATAACAACAAAAATAATTTCAGAAGATGATTTAAGTAAATTGTTTAAGATTGTTGATGATGAGATCACTAAGGGTAGACAAGCTTATGTGATTTTGCCACTTATAGAAGATTCAGAAAAAATGAATTTAAGTTCTGCAAAGAAAATATTTAAATATTTATCCGAAGAGGTCTTTTTTAATAAAAAAGTTGGATTATTGCACGGAAAATTAAATTCGCAAGAAAAGAATGAAGTGATTAATTCTTTTATAGAGAATGAAATTAATATATTGGTTTCAACCACTGTAATAGAGGTTGGCATTGATGTGCCTAACGCCACAATTATGATTATTTATAATTCGGACAGATTTGGATTGTCCCAGCTACATCAATTAAGGGGGAGAGTTGGTAGAGGATCAACAAAATCTTTTTGTTATCTGGTAACCTCCGATAAAAATGGACTAGAAAATAAAAGACTTTGCGTTTTGCAAAAATCTAATGATGGCTTTTATATTGCTGAAAAAGACTTGGAGCTTAGAGGACCAGGCCAGATTTTAGGATATAGACAATCCGGATTGCCTGATTTTGTACTGGATAATTTACCTAACAATAAATTTCTTATTGATAAGGCTCGTGAAGAGGCTATTAAGGTTGTTAGTGATGATCCTGATTTAAAAGAAAATATTGTTTTAAGGAATATACTTATTGATAATTCTGATAATAAATTCATTCATGATTTCTTGAATTGA
- a CDS encoding M15 family metallopeptidase: protein MKIWNKIPIKDNGDKLIAIPSCLKFLDPHPYSKLGAPYKDKTSIWKLREEVVNRLVKVNDYLISKSSFNLLIYDSWRPLEVQEFMFKRAFLLECEKCDIDASFENIKSYPSVLKKVEKFWAYPSYDSRCPPPHSTGGALDVCLADKDGNLFKMGSTVDQMDETSNPDFYANMKNEEAIIWNSRRNLLKETMTKFGFAQHPNEWWHFSYGDQLWAWKNKKANAIYGKI, encoded by the coding sequence TTGAAAATTTGGAATAAAATACCAATTAAAGATAATGGAGATAAATTAATTGCTATACCTAGCTGCTTAAAGTTTTTAGATCCCCACCCTTACTCTAAATTAGGAGCACCTTACAAAGATAAAACTTCTATTTGGAAATTAAGAGAGGAGGTCGTAAATAGATTAGTAAAAGTAAATGATTATTTGATATCAAAAAGCAGTTTTAACCTTTTAATTTATGACAGTTGGCGACCTTTAGAAGTTCAGGAATTTATGTTTAAAAGAGCATTTTTATTAGAGTGTGAAAAATGCGATATTGATGCTTCTTTTGAAAATATAAAATCTTATCCATCTGTCTTAAAAAAAGTTGAAAAATTTTGGGCATATCCCTCTTATGATTCTAGGTGTCCTCCACCTCATTCAACTGGTGGTGCATTGGATGTTTGTTTAGCAGATAAAGACGGAAATCTTTTTAAAATGGGAAGCACGGTTGATCAAATGGATGAGACTTCAAATCCAGATTTTTATGCAAACATGAAGAATGAAGAAGCAATAATTTGGAATAGTAGAAGGAATTTATTAAAGGAAACTATGACTAAATTTGGTTTTGCTCAACATCCAAATGAATGGTGGCATTTTAGTTATGGTGATCAATTATGGGCTTGGAAAAATAAAAAAGCAAATGCCATTTATGGAAAAATTTAA
- a CDS encoding NADPH-dependent assimilatory sulfite reductase hemoprotein subunit, translating into MIKVEKVKKKKEIPKQETVCLANGLEVSKFEKFKESSEFLKEPLASELKNESDHFTNDAVQLLKFHGSYQQDNRENRKSGTGKDWQMMLRLRSPGGEIPGKLFLSLDELSDKLGNGTLRATTRQAFQMHGIRKDNLKEVIQTIVSAMGSTLAACGDINRNVMAPAAPFEEPEYKTARSLAIKVADLLTPVAGQGTFLELWADGDLEYKIKPDKEIQENRKLQFNEHVFSGIKKEPLYGSTYLPRKFKCAVTVPGDNSVDLLTNDIGIVAFTSKEGEFEGCNFYIGGGMGRTHNNEETFARIADPLGYVEKDDTYELIQSIVAIQRDYGDRKSRKNSRMKYLLHRKGIKWFKKILLEKYFKKEIKSLRKEPNNKLIDYLGWHKQNGDYHFVGLPLLSGRLYGEKKSLIRDIVKKYNLDLRLTPNQDILLCNISNKHKSNIEKALSKIGYGNLNEINEIQRHALACPALPLCGLAMTEAERILPSVITRIDDLLKSLNIKKSILLRMTGCPNGCTRPYMAELALVGSGQNKYQLWLGGSKNLQRLAKPYLQRMELDDLEKTLKPLLINWKEFHSESDFGDFIKDQDESYILNLLNEI; encoded by the coding sequence TTGATCAAGGTTGAGAAAGTAAAAAAGAAAAAAGAGATTCCTAAACAAGAGACTGTTTGTTTAGCTAACGGACTTGAGGTTTCAAAATTCGAAAAATTCAAGGAAAGTAGCGAATTTCTAAAAGAACCACTTGCCAGTGAATTAAAAAATGAAAGTGATCATTTTACCAATGATGCTGTTCAGTTATTAAAGTTCCATGGAAGTTATCAACAAGATAATAGGGAGAATAGAAAATCTGGGACAGGTAAAGATTGGCAGATGATGCTCAGATTAAGAAGTCCTGGAGGAGAAATACCTGGAAAACTTTTCTTATCTTTAGATGAATTATCCGACAAGCTAGGCAATGGAACTCTCAGGGCCACAACTAGACAGGCTTTTCAAATGCATGGAATAAGAAAAGATAACTTGAAAGAAGTTATTCAAACAATAGTTTCTGCAATGGGTTCGACGTTGGCAGCTTGTGGTGATATAAACAGGAATGTTATGGCTCCAGCCGCGCCATTCGAAGAACCAGAATATAAAACAGCCAGATCTCTAGCCATCAAAGTTGCTGATTTATTAACCCCAGTAGCTGGTCAAGGAACTTTTTTAGAGCTTTGGGCTGATGGAGATTTGGAATACAAAATTAAACCAGATAAAGAAATACAAGAAAATAGAAAATTACAATTTAATGAACATGTTTTTAGTGGTATAAAAAAAGAACCTCTATATGGATCAACTTACCTCCCAAGAAAATTTAAATGTGCTGTTACCGTGCCAGGTGATAATTCCGTTGACCTACTTACTAATGATATTGGTATAGTTGCATTCACATCAAAAGAAGGAGAATTCGAGGGATGCAATTTTTACATTGGAGGAGGGATGGGACGAACTCACAATAATGAAGAGACATTTGCAAGGATTGCAGATCCACTTGGCTATGTAGAAAAGGATGATACATATGAATTAATACAAAGTATTGTCGCTATTCAAAGGGATTATGGTGATCGGAAATCAAGGAAAAACTCAAGAATGAAGTACCTTTTGCACAGGAAAGGTATAAAATGGTTTAAAAAAATACTTTTAGAAAAGTATTTCAAGAAAGAAATTAAGTCTCTTAGAAAAGAACCAAATAATAAATTAATAGATTATTTAGGTTGGCATAAACAAAATGGGGACTATCATTTTGTTGGATTGCCTTTGCTATCAGGAAGACTGTATGGTGAAAAGAAATCCCTAATAAGAGACATCGTTAAAAAATATAATCTTGATTTAAGACTTACTCCAAACCAAGATATCTTACTTTGTAATATTTCTAATAAGCATAAATCTAATATTGAAAAGGCATTATCAAAAATTGGATACGGAAATTTAAATGAAATTAATGAAATTCAAAGACATGCTCTAGCCTGTCCTGCACTTCCACTTTGTGGACTAGCTATGACAGAAGCTGAGAGAATCTTACCAAGTGTTATTACAAGAATTGATGATTTATTAAAAAGTTTAAATATAAAAAAATCAATTTTATTAAGAATGACAGGCTGTCCCAACGGATGTACAAGACCCTACATGGCTGAATTAGCACTAGTAGGAAGTGGACAAAACAAATACCAATTATGGCTGGGAGGGAGCAAAAACCTTCAAAGATTAGCTAAGCCATACTTGCAGAGAATGGAGCTTGACGATTTAGAAAAAACTCTTAAACCTTTATTAATTAATTGGAAAGAATTCCATTCAGAATCAGATTTTGGAGATTTTATTAAAGATCAAGATGAAAGTTATATTTTAAACTTACTAAATGAGATTTAA
- the glyS gene encoding glycine--tRNA ligase subunit beta, which yields MSKYLLEIGTEELPANFSHYVLNQFKSQIEFEFDKKLIKFDKISCTSTPRRIVLLLEGLVDSGDDEIIIRKGPKASSAYINGTPTKAAVGFANSLGIDVDDLEIENTEKGEFVFGKKVRKGESTRISLSLIIPKVIKSLQGPRFMKWGNGNFKFSRPIRWLVSIYNDEILDFNLDECDPKIVVGNLSKSHRLIDRVIEINSPDNYFEILAENGVLVQREERKEKILNFINQSSESLNLKPDLSDELLNELTDLVEFPNVITGKFEEEFLDLPVEVLSMVMKSHQRYVPLLKKSDSFSKLDLSSEQIISTNFLLISNGLQESNNIIVKGNEKVLKARFSDAKFFVESDKKVSSSERNEKLKSISYLKEMGNVFQRVKRIEAISQKILNYLNDQSLDSKKIIEAAKYCKNDLCSEIVYEFPELQGIMGGKYLRNEGFDKDICIAVAEHYLPCFYKDDLPSTKYGAIISISDKIETLISIFISGKRPSGSSDPYALRRNLNGVILIIWQFELDLAIENMFCELFQYWEISLPNLKFEKEKVLIDLIEFTNQRIVSHLEELSIDKDLIKAVCLIDSASRKKIMNILDLKNRIKTINKLKEKTNFSEIQKVISRVCKLAEKGSLKTNIFLHKDHINPKLFEKDCEIKVFEFIKQLETIISLPNWDYFRLFKLFETNANSLNELFDNDKGVLIMAEDSEIRNNRLNLLGLVRNYSLKIADFTKIN from the coding sequence TTGTCTAAATATTTACTTGAGATAGGAACCGAAGAGTTGCCAGCAAACTTTTCTCACTATGTTCTTAATCAATTTAAATCTCAAATAGAATTTGAGTTTGATAAGAAACTTATCAAATTCGATAAGATATCCTGTACATCTACTCCTAGAAGAATTGTATTGCTTTTAGAAGGATTAGTTGATAGTGGCGATGATGAGATAATAATTAGAAAAGGTCCAAAAGCTTCTTCAGCATATATAAATGGAACTCCTACAAAAGCAGCTGTAGGGTTTGCTAATAGTTTAGGTATAGATGTAGATGACTTAGAAATAGAAAATACAGAAAAAGGAGAGTTCGTTTTTGGAAAAAAAGTTCGCAAGGGGGAATCTACAAGGATTTCGTTATCTCTAATAATTCCAAAAGTAATAAAAAGTTTGCAAGGCCCAAGATTCATGAAATGGGGTAATGGTAACTTCAAATTTTCTAGGCCTATAAGATGGCTCGTATCTATCTACAATGATGAGATTCTTGATTTCAATTTAGATGAATGTGACCCCAAAATCGTAGTAGGAAATTTATCAAAAAGTCATAGACTTATTGATAGAGTAATTGAAATTAATAGTCCTGATAATTATTTTGAAATATTGGCTGAAAATGGAGTATTGGTACAACGGGAAGAAAGAAAAGAAAAAATTTTGAATTTTATAAATCAATCTTCTGAGTCATTAAATTTAAAACCTGATCTTTCAGACGAATTACTTAATGAACTAACTGATTTAGTTGAATTCCCAAATGTAATTACAGGGAAATTTGAAGAGGAATTTCTTGATTTACCTGTTGAGGTTCTCTCAATGGTAATGAAAAGTCATCAAAGGTATGTACCGCTTTTAAAAAAGAGTGATAGCTTTTCTAAATTAGATTTAAGTTCTGAACAAATAATTAGCACAAATTTTTTATTGATTTCTAATGGTCTTCAAGAGTCTAATAATATTATTGTGAAGGGTAATGAGAAAGTCTTAAAAGCTAGATTTTCTGATGCGAAATTTTTTGTAGAGAGTGATAAAAAGGTTTCTTCAAGTGAAAGAAATGAAAAACTGAAATCTATTTCTTATTTGAAAGAAATGGGTAATGTTTTTCAGAGAGTAAAAAGAATTGAGGCTATCTCACAAAAGATACTTAATTATTTAAATGATCAATCTTTAGATAGTAAAAAAATCATAGAGGCCGCCAAGTACTGTAAAAATGATTTGTGTAGTGAAATTGTTTATGAATTTCCTGAATTGCAAGGAATAATGGGTGGCAAATATTTGCGAAATGAAGGCTTTGATAAAGATATTTGTATAGCAGTTGCTGAGCATTATTTGCCTTGCTTTTATAAAGATGATTTGCCTTCTACAAAATATGGAGCTATCATTTCCATTTCTGACAAAATTGAAACTTTAATAAGTATATTTATTTCAGGTAAAAGACCAAGTGGATCATCTGATCCTTATGCATTAAGAAGAAATCTAAATGGGGTTATTCTAATAATTTGGCAATTTGAACTTGATCTGGCGATTGAAAATATGTTTTGTGAACTTTTTCAATATTGGGAAATTTCACTGCCAAATTTGAAATTCGAGAAAGAAAAAGTTTTGATTGATTTAATTGAATTTACTAATCAAAGAATTGTTAGCCATCTTGAGGAATTATCCATCGATAAAGATCTCATAAAAGCGGTTTGTTTGATTGATTCTGCATCTAGAAAAAAAATAATGAATATCTTGGATTTAAAAAATAGAATTAAAACAATTAATAAATTAAAAGAAAAAACAAATTTCTCTGAAATTCAAAAAGTCATCTCTAGGGTTTGTAAACTTGCTGAAAAAGGGAGTCTTAAAACAAATATTTTTTTACACAAAGATCATATAAATCCGAAACTATTTGAAAAAGATTGTGAAATTAAAGTATTTGAATTTATCAAACAATTAGAAACAATTATTTCATTACCTAATTGGGATTACTTCAGACTTTTTAAATTATTTGAAACTAATGCTAATTCACTTAATGAATTATTTGATAATGATAAGGGAGTTTTAATAATGGCAGAAGATTCAGAAATTAGAAATAATCGACTTAATTTATTAGGTTTGGTAAGGAATTACTCTTTAAAGATTGCAGATTTTACAAAAATAAATTAA
- the chlP gene encoding geranylgeranyl reductase produces MLRVAVIGGGPSGSCAAEILAKSGIKTWLFERKLDNAKPCGGAIPLCMVEEFDLPESIIDRKVRNMKMISPSNREVDIILDDIYPGSKKEYIGMLRREVMDSFMRNRAADLGATLVNGLVSKIETGTNKQGPYTLHYTETLNDESEVKGKQLEVDLIVGADGATSRVAKAMDAGDYNYAVAIQERIKLPKEEMKYYEDRAEMYVGTDVSPDFYGWVFPKYDHVAAGTGTMKQNGGLIKSLQIGVRERAKKRLVNGEVIKVEAHPIPEHPRPRRVVGRMALVGDAAGYVTKSSGEGIYFAAKSGRMCAEQIVESSQNGKIIPTEKDLKIYLKKWDKKYGTTYTVLDILQRIFYTSDGAREAFVEMCGDMDVQRLTFDSYLYKTVVAMKPLQQLKLTFLTLGSVLRGKALAPKTYKPVPSAVRDDKEVDKMLAVSSIKGGIKKNKT; encoded by the coding sequence ATGTTGAGAGTTGCTGTTATCGGTGGAGGTCCAAGTGGTTCATGTGCTGCTGAAATACTTGCAAAGTCTGGAATAAAAACTTGGCTTTTTGAGAGAAAATTAGATAATGCAAAACCTTGCGGAGGAGCTATTCCACTTTGCATGGTAGAAGAATTTGATTTACCTGAATCAATTATTGATAGAAAAGTTAGGAATATGAAAATGATTTCCCCCTCAAATAGAGAAGTAGATATTATTTTGGATGACATTTATCCCGGAAGCAAAAAAGAGTATATAGGTATGTTGAGACGCGAAGTTATGGATTCATTCATGAGAAATCGTGCTGCAGATCTTGGAGCTACATTAGTCAATGGATTGGTATCAAAAATAGAGACCGGTACGAACAAACAAGGTCCATACACACTTCATTACACTGAGACCCTTAATGATGAATCTGAAGTGAAAGGAAAGCAGCTAGAGGTAGATTTAATTGTTGGTGCAGATGGCGCAACAAGTAGAGTTGCCAAAGCTATGGATGCTGGCGATTACAATTATGCAGTAGCAATTCAGGAAAGGATAAAACTTCCTAAAGAAGAGATGAAATATTACGAAGACAGAGCGGAAATGTATGTTGGAACAGATGTATCCCCTGATTTTTATGGCTGGGTATTTCCAAAATACGACCACGTTGCAGCTGGAACCGGAACAATGAAACAGAATGGGGGTTTAATAAAAAGCCTTCAAATTGGTGTAAGAGAAAGAGCAAAAAAAAGGTTGGTTAATGGTGAAGTCATAAAAGTTGAAGCTCATCCTATTCCTGAACATCCAAGACCAAGAAGAGTGGTAGGGAGAATGGCTTTGGTTGGAGATGCAGCTGGTTACGTAACTAAAAGCTCGGGAGAAGGGATATATTTTGCAGCCAAAAGTGGAAGAATGTGTGCCGAACAAATTGTCGAATCTAGTCAAAATGGGAAAATAATTCCTACAGAAAAAGATTTAAAAATATATTTAAAAAAGTGGGATAAGAAATATGGAACAACCTATACAGTTTTAGATATTCTGCAACGAATTTTTTACACAAGTGATGGAGCTAGGGAAGCTTTTGTTGAAATGTGTGGTGATATGGATGTTCAGAGACTCACATTTGATAGTTATCTCTATAAAACGGTGGTGGCAATGAAACCACTTCAACAATTAAAACTGACCTTCTTAACACTTGGGTCTGTTTTGAGAGGCAAAGCATTAGCACCAAAAACATATAAACCAGTACCAAGTGCAGTAAGAGATGATAAGGAAGTTGATAAAATGTTGGCTGTTAGTTCAATCAAAGGTGGAATAAAAAAAAATAAAACTTAA
- a CDS encoding M15 family metallopeptidase, with protein MKSKEELKDAFDIPVAERKYFNETIQINKKNILLSLSFLLLLFSISVLRFSKNSIQTPLIINNIQNDNNQDASILGHLPYNEISKEKLVVIEPNIEVHIDMSEALLKMRDDAKNDGIYLVFLSGYRSINLQKEIFYSLKSIRNQVASERARVSAPPGYSEHSTGFAIDIGDANNRETDFEVEFENTDAFKWLKKNAAKYHFKLSFNQNNKNVDYEPWHWRYEGSIEALKVFEASNRIK; from the coding sequence TTGAAAAGCAAAGAGGAACTTAAAGACGCATTTGATATTCCAGTCGCTGAAAGAAAATATTTTAATGAGACTATTCAAATTAATAAAAAAAATATTTTGCTTTCATTAAGCTTTTTATTATTACTTTTTTCTATAAGTGTTTTAAGATTTAGTAAAAATTCCATCCAAACTCCTCTAATAATTAACAATATTCAAAATGATAATAATCAAGACGCAAGTATCCTAGGTCACTTACCTTACAATGAAATTTCAAAAGAAAAATTGGTTGTTATTGAACCTAATATTGAAGTTCATATTGATATGAGTGAAGCTCTTTTGAAAATGAGGGATGATGCTAAAAATGATGGAATTTATTTGGTTTTCTTAAGTGGATATAGATCAATAAATCTACAAAAAGAAATATTTTATTCATTAAAATCAATCAGAAATCAAGTCGCTTCTGAGAGAGCTAGAGTATCAGCCCCTCCAGGATATTCTGAACATAGTACTGGATTTGCAATTGATATAGGAGATGCTAATAATCGAGAAACAGATTTTGAGGTTGAATTTGAAAATACGGATGCTTTTAAATGGTTAAAAAAGAATGCAGCAAAGTATCATTTCAAATTATCTTTCAATCAAAATAATAAAAATGTTGATTATGAGCCATGGCACTGGAGATATGAAGGATCAATTGAAGCATTAAAAGTTTTTGAAGCATCAAATAGAATTAAATAA
- the typA gene encoding translational GTPase TypA, protein MSTSIKEIRNVAIIAHVDHGKTTLVDALLSQSGIFRDNEVIPTCVMDSNDLERERGITILSKNTAVNYKNTRINIIDTPGHADFGGEVERVLGMVDGCLLIVDANEGPMPQTRFVLKKALEKGLRPIVFVNKIDRPRVVPEIAIDKVLDLFLELGADDDQCDFPYLFGSGLSGFAKEEMESNSDNMLPLFEAIIRHVPPPVGDSNKPLQLQITTLDYSDFLGRIVIGKIHNGTIKNGQQASLIKENGKTIKGKVSKLLGFEGLQRIDINEAFAGDIVAVSGFDDVNIGETIACPDSPHPLPLIKVDEPTLNMTFVVNDSPFAGKEGKFVTSRQLKNRLERELLTNVALRVEETDSPDKFSVSGRGELHLGILIETMRREGFEFQISQPQVIFREIDNVECEPIETLVLDVPEVSVGSCIEKLGSRKAEMKNMQTSSDGRTQLEFLVPSRGLIGFRGEFVRITRGEGIMSHSFHEYKPKTGDFETRRNGVLIAFEEGVATFYALKNAEDRGVYFIKPGVKVYKGMIIGENNRPQDLELNICKTKQLTNMRSAGAEELDTLQSPVDITLERALEYIGPDEMLEVTPDSIRMRKINKKKKN, encoded by the coding sequence ATGTCAACTTCAATTAAAGAGATAAGAAATGTAGCAATAATTGCCCACGTAGATCATGGGAAAACAACTCTTGTAGATGCGTTATTATCTCAATCAGGAATATTTAGAGATAATGAAGTTATTCCTACATGTGTAATGGATTCAAATGATCTAGAAAGAGAAAGAGGAATTACAATACTTTCAAAAAATACAGCTGTTAACTATAAAAATACCAGAATTAATATTATTGATACACCAGGACATGCAGATTTTGGAGGAGAAGTTGAGAGAGTTTTGGGTATGGTTGATGGTTGCTTACTAATTGTTGATGCAAATGAAGGGCCGATGCCTCAAACAAGATTTGTTTTAAAAAAGGCATTAGAAAAAGGGCTCAGACCTATTGTCTTTGTAAATAAAATTGATAGACCAAGAGTCGTGCCTGAGATAGCAATTGATAAGGTGCTTGATTTGTTTTTAGAATTAGGTGCTGATGATGATCAATGTGATTTCCCCTATCTTTTTGGAAGCGGCCTATCTGGTTTCGCAAAAGAAGAGATGGAATCTAATAGTGATAACATGTTGCCTCTTTTTGAAGCTATTATTAGACATGTCCCACCTCCAGTAGGCGACTCAAATAAGCCCCTTCAGCTACAAATTACTACTTTGGACTATTCTGATTTCTTAGGCAGAATTGTAATAGGAAAAATTCATAATGGCACTATAAAAAATGGACAACAAGCTAGTTTAATTAAGGAAAATGGAAAAACCATTAAGGGTAAGGTTAGTAAATTATTAGGATTCGAAGGATTACAAAGGATTGATATTAATGAAGCATTTGCAGGAGATATCGTTGCGGTTTCAGGTTTCGATGATGTCAATATTGGTGAGACCATAGCATGCCCTGATTCACCTCATCCTTTGCCATTAATCAAAGTTGATGAACCTACATTAAATATGACTTTTGTTGTCAATGATTCTCCATTCGCTGGCAAAGAAGGAAAATTTGTTACCAGCAGACAGTTAAAAAATAGATTGGAAAGGGAACTTTTAACTAATGTTGCTCTTAGGGTCGAAGAAACTGATTCTCCAGACAAATTTTCAGTTTCAGGGAGGGGAGAATTACACTTAGGAATTTTGATTGAAACTATGAGAAGAGAGGGGTTTGAGTTTCAAATCTCGCAACCTCAAGTGATATTTAGAGAAATTGATAATGTTGAGTGCGAGCCTATAGAAACCTTAGTTTTAGATGTGCCTGAGGTTTCTGTTGGATCATGTATTGAGAAACTTGGATCGAGAAAGGCTGAGATGAAAAATATGCAAACAAGTTCAGATGGGAGAACTCAACTAGAATTTCTTGTCCCATCAAGAGGATTAATTGGATTCCGTGGGGAATTCGTTCGCATTACAAGAGGCGAAGGGATTATGAGTCATTCATTTCATGAATATAAACCTAAAACAGGAGACTTTGAAACCAGAAGGAATGGAGTCCTGATTGCTTTTGAGGAAGGGGTAGCAACATTTTATGCTTTAAAGAATGCTGAAGATAGGGGAGTTTATTTTATTAAACCTGGAGTCAAAGTTTATAAAGGAATGATAATTGGAGAGAATAACAGACCTCAAGATCTAGAGTTAAATATATGTAAAACTAAGCAATTGACTAATATGAGGTCTGCAGGGGCAGAAGAACTAGATACTTTGCAGTCACCTGTTGATATTACCCTTGAAAGAGCACTCGAATATATTGGACCTGATGAAATGCTAGAGGTGACACCGGATTCAATAAGAATGAGAAAAATAAATAAGAAGAAAAAAAATTAA